AAGAAAAGGGTCGTATAAACAAGCAAGCAAGCAAAAAAAGATGATGATATGTGTCCACCAAAAGCCATAAATAGATAATGAGGAAGATGGAGGATTTTAGAGCTCCTCATCGCGATGGCTCGGTTTTTCTTCGGGTGATTTGAGATTAGATGCAATGGCTTCCTTAGCAGCCTCAGCCTTCTGTTTGACCGCCTCATAACCCTCCTTGGCCTTCTCCTTTGCCCAACTCAATTCCTCTTCTGTCGTCTCCTTCATCTCACCTGACTTATCTGCCGCATACTGCCCGCTTCCTGCACTCTCACTCATTACTTGTATTGTATGCAACTaaccaaattaattaaagacataaataaatcatttctTACCAGTGGCGGTGTCTTTGGCTGTGTCGGCGACCTTGTCTTTGGTGTTCTTGGCGGCGTCGTAGCCGTGCTTGGCTGCGTCCGCGACCTTTTCTTTGGTGTTCTCAGCGGTGTCGGCAACCTTTTCTTTGGTGTTCTTGGCGGCGTCGACTGTGGCATCGTAGCCGTGCTTGGCCGTGTCCGCGACCTTCTCTTTGGTGTTCTTGGTGGTGTCGACTGTGGCGTCGTAGCCGTGCTCAGATGTGTCGGCTACCTTCTCTTTGGTGTTCTTGGCGGCGTCTATTGTAGCATCGTAGCCGTGCTTGGATGTGTCGGCGACCTTGTCTTGGGAGTTTTTGACTGCATCCTCAGCCCCGAAGCCAAGGCCCTCGGAGATCTTGTCTTTAGCCCATTCCGTCCATGACTCGTCGTCGTCCTTGACAGTTGAGCTGCATCCCACGGCCAGCAGCGCCACTAACACCGCCAACACTAGCTTCTTTGTGGACGTGTTCGTCATCGATCACTGAGTACGTGCAGCTACCACCACCAGCACAAGCACAAACAATACTAGCGTTAGCAGAAGCAACACCCACATATGCGGCATCAACACACAACACAacaatatctctctctctctttctctctccttctctctagACTTATCAAATACCGACTTGAATGATGATGGATGATGATAAAAGTAGATTCATCGGCCTAGATATTTATAGCTATGAAATGAAATCAATAATTGCATGAACGTTTCGGGAGGGACAAGTGGCAAGTGCCTCCAAACGTGGCCGCCGCCTACGTCCTTCACTTTCCACGTATTCACGGTACCGACCTCTTGTAATGTCTACTGTTCTCGATTATCTTCCAATACACATTGTCTTAATTCCACTTTACATACTTCTTAAAATCATTTCTTAATTCATTTCCTCAACATGCTTCCATTGTTAATACtaatagaaagaagagagaattgGTGCAACATACATAATCACACCTGCATTGCAAACACTACGAATGAATGGAGAAACTTTCAACTACAAAATTGATTGATAAATCTAATTACATGtacatcatcatcatccagTCCAGCTTCACATCTTGCTtaacaagaaagaaaatgaaTGGCAACAATATAATAAGCTTTTCTTGGCTTGGCCTCTTCTACCACCATCAACTTCAACTCGTATCTACTTTTATCCAATCCTAGTCACAAGTTCTACTACTCTCTCTTTCTGTCTTGTCTTGTCTTtatggaatggaatggaataCAATGTAAACTATAGCTCGCTCCCatgcattttaaagaagaaaaaaaattgcaagTCTCTATGAAATCCCAACTCAAGTGCTCCCTCCTTGCGGTTCTTCATTTGAAATCCCAACCAATAGTGGATGTTCTACTACTTCCTCCTCGATCCCATTCACCTTACTGCAGACAAAAGTAAATGTCAATCTACAAACAACAACACATGAAGGAAAATATGCTACTTACTTGCATGTCTTCTTATTGTGGCCGAGGCCCTTGCACTTGCTGCACTGCAGCTGGCGTTTGATGATATCGACAGATTCAACCAATTTCAACTTTGGCCTGCCTGGTGGGCGTTTAGTAGGAGGCGGAGTTACAAGTGCAGCCTCACTTGTCTCTGGTTTCTCCACATTTGGCATGGGGTTTATTGACTCTGCGTAGCTTGCGCGGTAACTGTCTGCTGTGAAGTATCTTGAGCAATAATCATAGAGGCTCTTCCCAAACCACTGAAGAACTGCTATAGCATGGCAGCAAGGCAATCCACTCAGCTGCCACCCCTTGCAACTACAATCCCAGTGATCAATGTCAACTGCCTCCACTGAATCACCATGCACCTCAAATGTACTGCCATGTGACTGCAACACATGGAGTGCTCTTGCTTTCGATATCTCTTGCCCAAGTTTCTCCTCCATACAAGGTGTTAAACTAGTAATCCATTGACTCGATTCTAGTCGCCTCCTATATATTAATTCCATGATCTTTCCGCGCAGCACATCAACCATCTGCGTTATAGGCAGCTCGTCAACTTCAGACACCCACTCGTAGAACTCTCGCCCGAAATTGGATGACATATGGTTATACCTAGCCCCACCAAAATATGCATTTGCCCAGTGGTCTGGCTCACTGCTAATAACCCAATTATATGCCTCTAACGAGATAGCCTTTATGTTCTCAACGCACCTCTCAAATTCGTCAACTTTCCGTGCAGATGCAGCAGCATGGAAATCTTGGATCAGGAGGCGCCTTGCATCATGAGAAAACTGCCCTTTCAGGTCTTTATTAAGCTTCTCAGCTAGACAACGTACACAATACGCGTGATGGCATTCCTTGCCAAATATGTCAAGCAATGATTCCCTTATGCCTTTCTGGAAGTCAGAGACAAAGGTAATTTGTTCTGACGTTGAGAGAGCAGATTTAAGTTGCAACAGAAACCAATGCCAGTTCTCAGCCGTTTCTTCATCAACAACAGCAAATGCAACAGGAAAGAAGTCATCATTCCCATCTGCCGCTGTTGCAGCTAATAAGGTTCCTTGATACTTTGAGTAGAGAAGAGTACTATCAAGAAAAAGAAGAGGACGGCATTGATGAAACCCAGCTATTGAGGCATGAAATGATACAAAAAAACGACGGAAGCTTGAATCCTCCTTAGTGCTGAATGCAGCGAGACTACCTGGATTAGTCTCCATTATCTTCTCACAAAAGTATGGCAACTGAGAGTATGCCTCTTTGTATGACCCCTGAAGCTGCTCTCTTGCAATTTCCTTGGCACGCCAGGCTTGCGTGTAGTTCAACTGAATGCCATAGTCACGCTTGATATCACTGGCAATGTCCTTTGGTTTATAATTTGGAGAAACTTTCAATTTCTCCTTTATAATGCTTCCTATCCACCCCCTAGTTGCTCTGTAGCCAGCTTTTACAGTGGCTCCTCCACAAGTATGCTCAGGATTCATCTTTTTTATGCATATTAATTGAGTAGTTGCCAACCTCGATGCATATATGCGCCATGGGCAACCTTCTGTTTTGCACTTGGCAGTCACCCTATGGCTGtcatttttcttatatttgtAGGTGAATCCATGGGCAATCGAGTATTTATGAAGAGCTTCACGGAATTCGGCAAAGGTGTTGAATCTTTGGTCCACACCAGTGATAATATTCTCCCACTGAGTTGCTGCTCTCCGGTGCTTCTCTTCATTGCTAAAAGAGCATGCAGCAAGTGGCACAGTTTCAATAGGCTCATCTAAAACAATTGCATCATCAGTTTGCATGAGATCCAAAGGAACATCAGAAGGAATTGCTGCAGTTTCAGACACAGTTGTCCTGCTTGACCTGCACAATCATATGACCATAAAGAACCACAGCAAGAAATGAATTTGATATGGTTGTAGAAGCTGTGAGCTTGAATTCAGTTGTACattgattgataaaaatagtTAGGTTAATctcttgttttttttaaatgaattgaaactttgagatatcccaaggcccttgattatttcttgTATCATTTatgctagttttgcttgattcttattcCATTGAAAGGGTGGGATGAGAGAAATCCTACaattgaggataaaaatactcaatcatgatAGTTAAAAGAGTAGAATTACCTACTGGCAGTGGCAGGCATGTTGGAAACATTTCGACCAGCAGCTTCTTCAGCAATTACAAAGACCTCGACTTGGTCAGAGTCCTTAAAGAAGTTAACCATACGCTTGAGGTCTTTGTCCTTGGATATGGTGATCAAGGTCTTTCTGTTACCCGGGAGAAAATATTTGATTGCCATGCCATCAGCAGAGCACTGGAAAGTTTCAGCAAGTTCATGCTTAAAATCCTTCAATTGGGTTTGCTGATCCAGGTCCAGAGCATAAGCTTCCCCACCAGTATAAAATAATGACCCATCATCTTTATTCGTCACAAATTCCCCACCAGACTGGCATATGGCTATGATTTTCTTAGTGGCCATAAGCAGCAGATAATAAACCACAAATTCTACACACGCCAAGGACAAATACTCCACaagatgataataataatcacCTAAACACAACAGCAAAGATAAGTATTAATGGAATTCGCTCCAAGAAACAATCCCCACATAAATCTATAAAAGGGAGGTCGAAACAAATAAACACACCAGCGAGAAATCCAGAATTCACAACGGATAGAGTGGAAAAGCTAACATCAAAATAACCGAAAAGAAGAGAAAACTCACAAATAGCCGTAGAGAATTAGTCTGTCAGGaagcatgaaattgaaattTGCGGAAATACAATGTTGATGCCACCACAGAAGAAAAGGGTTtccggagagagagagagagaaggccATCCTCCGGGTCTGGAGAGGAAGTAGCCCGTTTTAACCGATATCGCCTACCGCAAATCCTACccgtttatttattctttcatcCTACGCTCCACAATAATATCTGAAAAACCCcttcttcttttatttacttCTTCCTtcgaagtactccctccgtcccaaacgaaatggctcatttcttttcggcacggagattaagaaatgtgtataaagtagataaagtgggttggtgaaaattatttaaatattaaatatagagaaagagtgtattgccaaaaaaaggaaacaagacatttcgtttgggacaacccaaaaaggaaaacagaacatttcgtttgggacggagggagtacaatagatttctataatatattaaactgataatttttaattttaatttgaaattaatcttaaaattaagcgataattttgtgattataataaaattgaaaagtttaattttatattataatttttttattcctttttatttaccttttttttcctattttatttttttttctaaaattatgaaattttattaattataaaatatcttatatgcatataaaattaaagatcacgacaaaaactttaatttaatatactattttatgcaaatattaaatttaaaatataaagattatatttatttaaatattaaaacttaaaaaatatctTTATCCTCTTCCTTCTTGTTTTAAATAAgttcatttttataatttttatttttctatttcttaaattttttttcttaattttttgcTTATAAAAAAGAAACATAAAATTATTTCTTCTGCATTGAATGAGTGCAAATGCTATTTTTTATCTAATcatttggaattttgaacaTCCACATTCGTTGAGTAAGAAGCTTACTCAATGGAATAGGGGGACCACTTATGAGTAAACGTCTACATTGGGGAGACTCGTCCACTTACTCATatccattagttttgatttttgtattttttatttaattttaattgcaccaatttaaataacacaattacttcaaattaaaattgcattaatttaaaatttaattgcaCCAACTCTTAACACAATTTCTTGCGTCTTCCGTCGGACGAAGACGAAAAATCATTGAACCACGAAGTCATTTTTTGGTagagatgaaagaaatgaagaagaaattagaGAGAAATAGTGAAAGGGATGAATGAAATAGAGAGAAATTGGTGATTTATATaggaggaaaaagaaaatttaaaaaaaaaaacaaaaaacagcCATTAATAGGCAttggaaaagagaaaaaaaaatcggctGAAATAGCCgttggaaataaaaaaaataattttttttaatagccGCGTACATTGCATGCGCCTTTAATATTGGTGGATGAGCCTATAAAACTCGAAAAAGGCCACCCCACATCGGCTTACTCATCGGCCACCTTACTCAAGTAAGGCTCTACAAGTAAGCTTATGTGTGCGCTTTTACATTATATAGTATTTTAGTTTAGTCAAATCTTCAATAGTCATTTTGAGGATACTATAGAAAATTTAAGGATCcaaatgaatcaaataaaatttcaatgaCCTAATTTAAGTAGAGTTCACATTTGGACAATCCAATTGAGTCGAATGAACCGATTACCAAAAAGGCAAAAACAAAGAGGAAGTTTTAATCCAATTGTCATGTTTACGAGCGTATCAAATTGTGGTATTGACATGTTATTAGTTCAAACTTGAAGTCTCGTGAAAAGTCGTTGTGACATTTAAGTTTTTTGTAGATTTATAATTGGTAAAGTATGAAGAAGAATCAATGCGAAAttcaagtattattttatttagaattttaatttataaaatatcataaaatgTCAATATGTAATTTGTCAAAAAGAATTATAATAAtacccattaattaattatccaaaatatttatgaaaaatCACAGTTCCCCAAAATCCAAAGTCACATAAGTTCAAAGGGAGATCATCTTCACCTCTCATGTTAAAAACCTCATTTCAGCGTTGATGGAGAAGGAGAATCATGGTAGGGGCTGGCACAACAAGGTTTTGGAATTAATctgacgaagatgaagaagggtAATTTAGCCTTAGAAGGCTGCTATCTTGATGCGTATCTGAGGGTGGAGGCGTGATCATGACCGAACCCATATAACCGATATCTAGTCTATCAAGGCCTATCTAGTGTAGTAAACATGATCTTATTAAAATTATGTTCGTGGACAACTATTGATCCTTACTAATCTGAATGTACATTAACACTTTATGTAATGTAATTTATTACAAATGAAGGAGAGttaacaaatttttaaaatgatGAAATTTGAGAATGTCACATGTGATGGAGTTGTTTTCTTATTATATATAAGATGATGAGTTTAGATGGTTGTTTGTTTTAATTACAGTTGTAaaaatttggtataaaaatcCAACCAAATGTAAACCACCTCTCTTCATTCCATCACGCCATACGAGAAATAATACTTTGAAGTTGCAAGTGAATCCTTGTACAAGAAAATTTCAAAGGCTCCTATCAAAATACAAATGAATTTGAAAGGTTACTATCAAAATACAAGAAAGTAAGCATCCATCCTGTCTCCTCAAGTCTCAAAAAATCTAAATTCTCTTTGCTTTGAGGAATACCAAGCTACAAAGTAAGCATCCATCTTGTCTCCTCAAGTCTCAAAAAATCTAAAGTCTCTCTGCTTTGGGGAATACCAAGCTACAAAGTAAGCATCCATCCTGCTCCTCAAGTCTCAAAAAATCTAAGTTCTATCATGAATTCTCTTTGCTTTGGGGAGTACCAAGCTACAGCTTTCGCAGACGCAAGAACGTGCAACGCGTATTCAACAGCAAATACGGGATCATTCACATTCAAGTACCAATCTTTCTTCATATCAACACACACTCCACTATCAATTCTCAAGCTGAAAGGTCCAGCCATCTGCAttaacagagagagagaggccaaCATAAGCTTCGCATACACCACATACCATAGGAACACACATAGATTGCAAGTCTACATAACAATACAACATGTCCACTTCATGAGTTGAAATTGAAGCTAACTATGCCTTAATGACTTCACAGAAGAAACAGGGGCTGAAACTTTATAATGCCTACTACCCTCAGGCACATTATTCTCTGATATGCTAATAATTTTAGAGGTGCTTGCTTTTGAGGattagcatatatatataaaaatcgtATAGGCTAATCCCTTGTTACTaagatggattggaactttggGAGATCCCAAGATCCTTGATAATTCATATCATTTGAGCTAACATTACTTGATTCATGTTCCATTGAAAAGGTAGGACTGGAGAAACCCTAATAAAtaaggattaaaaaaaatagtcatgTATTGTATCATTTAGGAAAAGTAAATGACCCCTTATTTAttctccctccatccacgaaaatATGTCCTATGGGAGGatggcacggattttaagaaaatttgtgtgtttggaaataaaatacaaaaaaaggTATAAAAGCTAAGGTTACAATTAATAAGCCGTGAAACGAAACTCCATAGGATATGCATAAAAGTGAGAAGCAGTTTGCAATATGATAAGAGGTACTAAAACATTGAGTTAAAGGCTACAATTATGAAAACAGGTGCAACAAA
The genomic region above belongs to Salvia miltiorrhiza cultivar Shanhuang (shh) chromosome 5, IMPLAD_Smil_shh, whole genome shotgun sequence and contains:
- the LOC131026200 gene encoding late embryogenesis abundant protein D-29 produces the protein MTNTSTKKLVLAVLVALLAVGCSSTVKDDDESWTEWAKDKISEGLGFGAEDAVKNSQDKVADTSKHGYDATIDAAKNTKEKVADTSEHGYDATVDTTKNTKEKVADTAKHGYDATVDAAKNTKEKVADTAENTKEKVADAAKHGYDAAKNTKDKVADTAKDTATGSGQYAADKSGEMKETTEEELSWAKEKAKEGYEAVKQKAEAAKEAIASNLKSPEEKPSHRDEEL
- the LOC131026199 gene encoding uncharacterized protein LOC131026199 isoform X3 → MQTDDAIVLDEPIETVPLAACSFSNEEKHRRAATQWENIITGVDQRFNTFAEFREALHKYSIAHGFTYKYKKNDSHRVTAKCKTEGCPWRIYASRLATTQLICIKKMNPEHTCGGATVKAGYRATRGWIGSIIKEKLKVSPNYKPKDIASDIKRDYGIQLNYTQAWRAKEIAREQLQGSYKEAYSQLPYFCEKIMETNPGSLAAFSTKEDSSFRRFFVSFHASIAGFHQCRPLLFLDSTLLYSKYQGTLLAATAADGNDDFFPVAFAVVDEETAENWHWFLLQLKSALSTSEQITFVSDFQKGIRESLLDIFGKECHHAYCVRCLAEKLNKDLKGQFSHDARRLLIQDFHAAASARKVDEFERCVENIKAISLEAYNWVISSEPDHWANAYFGGARYNHMSSNFGREFYEWVSEVDELPITQMVDVLRGKIMELIYRRRLESSQWITSLTPCMEEKLGQEISKARALHVLQSHGSTFEVHGDSVEAVDIDHWDCSCKGWQLSGLPCCHAIAVLQWFGKSLYDYCSRYFTADSYRASYAESINPMPNVEKPETSEAALVTPPPTKRPPGRPKLKLVESVDIIKRQLQCSKCKGLGHNKKTCNKVNGIEEEVVEHPLLVGISNEEPQGGST
- the LOC131026199 gene encoding uncharacterized protein LOC131026199 isoform X1 — protein: MATKKIIAICQSGGEFVTNKDDGSLFYTGGEAYALDLDQQTQLKDFKHELAETFQCSADGMAIKYFLPGNRKTLITISKDKDLKRMVNFFKDSDQVEVFVIAEEAAGRNVSNMPATASRSSRTTVSETAAIPSDVPLDLMQTDDAIVLDEPIETVPLAACSFSNEEKHRRAATQWENIITGVDQRFNTFAEFREALHKYSIAHGFTYKYKKNDSHRVTAKCKTEGCPWRIYASRLATTQLICIKKMNPEHTCGGATVKAGYRATRGWIGSIIKEKLKVSPNYKPKDIASDIKRDYGIQLNYTQAWRAKEIAREQLQGSYKEAYSQLPYFCEKIMETNPGSLAAFSTKEDSSFRRFFVSFHASIAGFHQCRPLLFLDSTLLYSKYQGTLLAATAADGNDDFFPVAFAVVDEETAENWHWFLLQLKSALSTSEQITFVSDFQKGIRESLLDIFGKECHHAYCVRCLAEKLNKDLKGQFSHDARRLLIQDFHAAASARKVDEFERCVENIKAISLEAYNWVISSEPDHWANAYFGGARYNHMSSNFGREFYEWVSEVDELPITQMVDVLRGKIMELIYRRRLESSQWITSLTPCMEEKLGQEISKARALHVLQSHGSTFEVHGDSVEAVDIDHWDCSCKGWQLSGLPCCHAIAVLQWFGKSLYDYCSRYFTADSYRASYAESINPMPNVEKPETSEAALVTPPPTKRPPGRPKLKLVESVDIIKRQLQCSKCKGLGHNKKTCNKVNGIEEEVVEHPLLVGISNEEPQGGST
- the LOC131026199 gene encoding uncharacterized protein LOC131026199 isoform X2, with the protein product MATKKIIAICQSGGEFVTNKDDGSLFYTGGEAYALDLDQQTQLKDFKHELAETFQCSADGMAIKYFLPGNRKTLITISKDKDLKRMVNFFKDSDQVEVFVIAEEAAGRNVSNMPATASRSSRTTVSETAAIPSDVPLDLMQTDDAIVLDEPIETVPLAACSFSNEEKHRRAATQWENIITGVDQRFNTFAEFREALHKYSIAHGFTYKYKKNDSHRVTAKCKTEGCPWRIYASRLATTQLICIKKMNPEHTCGGATVKAGYRATRGWIGSIIKEKLKVSPNYKPKDIASDIKRDYGIQLNYTQAWRAKEIAREQLQGSYKEAYSQLPYFCEKIMETNPGSLAAFSTKEDSSFRRFFVSFHASIAGFHQCRPLLFLDSTLLYSKYQGTLLAATAADGNDDFFPVAFAVVDEETAENWHWFLLQLKSALSTSEQITFVSDFQKGIRESLLDIFGKECHHAYCVRCLAEKLNKDLKGQFSHDARRLLIQDFHAAASARKVDEFERCVENIKAISLEAYNWVISSEPDHWANAYFGGARYNHMSSNFGREFYEWVSEVDELPITQMVDVLRGKIMELIYRRRLESSQWITSLTPCMEEKLGQEISKARALHVLQSHGSTFEVHGDSVEAVDIDHWDCSCKGWQLSGLPCCHAIAVLQWFGKSLYDYCSRYFTADSYRASYAESINPMPNVEKPETSEAALVTPPPTKRPPGRPKLKLVESVDIIKRQLQCSKCKGLGHNKKTCK